The genomic DNA AGTGAGCCGGGCGAGGCCGTGCCACCGACTGCCGACGCTTCGTCGTCGACCGGCGCTGGGCGATGCGAAGTCCCGAATCGCGGTCGTTTAGAATGCGAAGATCGCATTGATGGCGTAGGTGAAGAAGTCGTCGTCGCTGCCGTTGTCGAAGGGGAGGCTGTCACCTCCGGCCGCATCCCAACGCACTTCCGAACGGACCGTCCAGTGTGGGGTGGGCTGCCAATGCAAACCCAACGTGGCTGCATAATAATCGGTGGCGTCGATCGGGCCCGATCCGACCCGCACGCCTTCATCGTCCCGAAACCATTCGAGGCGGCCTCCGGCTTGCCATGCGTCGTTGATTATATACGTGAGGTATTGAACGATCGCGTACCATCGCGCGTCCGCCGCATCGGTTGGGTCGGTGTTTGCCCCGAGATCGTTGTGGAGCACGTAGGTCCAGCGGTCGGAGAGCGAATGCTCCAGGATCAAACTGTGAATATAGATGTCCCCTTCGTGGCTGGGAACGTCGTTGCGTCCGGTGCCGTCACCCCAGTCGCCTGCCAGAACCGACCAGGTGAGTGTCGTCTTTTCGTTGATCTGTAACGTCGCCCCACCCAGGAATGTTGATGCATTTAATTCGTTGGCGAAACTGCTGTCCATTCCCATTGTCCAACCGCCACGAAGTGTCAACCGATCGTTGACCTCATACGCCGCCAGGAATCCGCTGTGCGTGTTGGGTTCGGAGTAATAAAACGTGTAGCTGTGCGAATAGAAGAAGTTCAACGTCGTGGGGACACTCTCCCATCCGATCGGCGTTAAAAAATAGCCGGCGCGAATCATTAGATCGTTGATGCGCAGGTCGCCGTAAACTTGAGGGATCGCCACTCCGTAATCGCGTCCGCTGTTCCAACCGAAGTCCCAAGTCTGATCAGCAAACGCTTGGTTGTCGGGGCCATCGGTGCCGAACAGGGCGTCGATTCGGAAGCCCCAATCGACCCCGTCGTCGGCAATCTGCCGCTCGGCAAACACCCACATTTGATTGACGACCACGCCATCGGAAACGTTGTTGTAGCCGTACGGAGCGTTCCCGGTGCCGCTGCGATTGCCATCGCCATTGAGAGTCAGGCCCGCAGAAATCCAGCCTCCCATTTCAATCCCGTGGGTGGCTTCGCAAGCGGACCAAAGCTGCTCGAGGGAACTGGTTTCCAGTGGAACATCGCACTGGCGTGGCAGGGCGTCACAGGCCTCGGTGACGGAAAGGCAATGGCAACCTTCAGCCGAGACGAGGTCGCTGGCGTCCGCGCACCCCCCACGCCACGCGGACAACGCGATCGCCAGCGGCAAGCCGATAAAAAAGATGCGAACGGTGAAGCGAGCCATACCCAACCCTGTCGATAACGCGATTCCGTGCCGTCCACTGAGATCGACACGAAGCCGCGGAATCGCCCAGCATTCTGGGCTCCACTGGCATCCATCCTAGCCGCCGTGCGCCACAATCCGCACATTCAGCAAACCAAGGCCTTCGCGGGGCATGGCTAGCATTTTCAATCAGGGTTGGGAGTTGGGAGCATGCCGGCTTCGCCGGAGCGCGCTTCAACACGCTTGGAAGAAGCCCTTCCAGAATCGTCGTCTTACAACGGCGGGGCGACCACAAAGTGGATGGTGGTCGAGTTGGCCGGTTGCAGCATTTTTCAGGGGTTGGGAAGTCGTGGAGTTGTCAAACCGATCGGCATCGGCCGCGAAGATGATTGCACTTTCAAAGGATCGCGGGTATCATCCAGGCTAACCTAGGGAGCGGCAGTTAGAGCCGCATTGAGAATGTCTTTAGGTTGACTTATGCGGGTGTTCGCCATTCGGCAAAACCCATTCCACTGAATTTGAATAAACGAAGTCTTCATAACCTGGGCCGTTGGTTGGTCGCTGGTTTGCTTCGGCAAATTTGGTCGCAAAGCTAAATGATGTATGTATTGATGTTACTGCTACTCTTTGTCCTCGGACTGATATTTTTGCTCGGCAGTGTGGTCGTTTTGTGTCGGCATCGCAATGCGTTTGCTGTCGTCACCGACTCCACGCTCCAGGGTGGATTGTTGCCACGAGCAGCTTGGACCGGGAAATCGATTTTGTGGCGAAGTCTACCGCGCGGTCATGATCCGCTTGGATTTATCGATCCGGCGTCGGAGGGACGCTGCGCTGATGCAGCGCCTGGGAAACGTTTGATGCGAACCTTTGGAAGGACGCTCAAATCGGAATCGCCAAGGATACTTACCTCCGCAGAACCTCATTCGCTTCATTTACGCCGTTCGATCATACCCGCCGTCTCATACCAATAGTTTCCACCGACGCCGCTAGCAATCTTTGAGATCGATCTCGATCGGGATTGCTGCTTGCCGCGTCGAGCTGTCAACCACTGCACGGGTCGTGAAATCTTCCTGATCGATAAGGGAGTTCGCGATGAACGCGTTAAAGATTGCCTGGGATGCCAAAGCGTGTCTGCTGGCGGCTGTCGACAAGGATTCGGCATCGGAATACGGGTTGTGGTTGATTTCCACATCGACCCTGATCTTGCTCGCCTTGGCCGGAGCGCTATTCGGTTTTTATTGCAATTGGTTGTACCAACGGACGCTCGACAAACGACGCATCCGCCAAGCGCAATTGGATTCCGATGCGATGATCGAAAAAGCGAAACTGGCCACCGAAGCGATCCAAAAGAACGCGACCTTGGAAGCCAAGGAGGTCGTCTTGCGTCACAAATCGCAGGCCGATGAAGAGATCAGCCGGATCAAGGAGACGCTGCACGAAACGCGGCGCGGTTTGGAATCCCGTGCGGCCGTGCTGACACAATCCGAAGAGGGGTTGAAGAAGCAAGAACGGGGGCTGGAAAACACGCAACGTCGGCTCGCCCAACAGCTCGACGCGGTCAATCGGAAACGCGAACGTCTGGATCAATTGACCGATGAAAAACAAAAGATCCTGCAACAGGCCAGCGGGATGTCGAAAGAGGAAGCCTCGAAGCAATTGATGCAGACGCTGCAGGTCGAACTGGATCAAGAGATCGGCACCGCGATCCTGCATCACGAACGCAATCTGTCCGAAACGCTCGACGCCAAAGCCCGCGACATGCTGTTAAACGCGATGCAGCGGTACGCCGCGGTTCACACCGCCGAAAACACCACCAGTACCGTCGATATCCCCAGCGACGATATGAAGGGACGGATCATCGGCCGCGAGGGACGTAACATCCGCGCCTTTGAAAAGGCAACCGGGATCGATGTGATCATCGATGATTCCCCCGGCGTGGTGATCGTCAGTGGATTCGATCCGGTGCGGCGTGAATTGGCGCGTCAATCGCTGGACAAACTGATTTCCGATGGCCGCATCCATCCATCGCGGATCGAAGAAGTGGTCGCGCAGACGTCCAAAGAACTGGACGACTTCATCCGTCGCAAGGGGGAAGAAGCGGCCGACGAAGTCAACGTGCCAGGGCTGAACAAGCGCATCATCGAGATGCTTGGAAGGTTGCACTTCCGCACCAGTTACAGCCAAAACGTGTTGCGTCACAGCATCGAAGTCGCGTTCTTTGCCAGCATGATTGCGGAGATGATCGGTCTGGATCCCGACGTCGCCCGTCGCTGCGGGCTGTTGCACGACATCGGCAAAGCGGCCGATCATGAACTGGAAGGGGGCCATCCTAAGATCGGTGCCGATCTTTTGAAGCGACACAATGAGTCTCCCGAAGTCGTTCACGCCGCCTTTGGTCACCACGACGAGATCATCACCGAGTTCCCCTACACCGTGCTGGTCGCGACCGCTGATGCCTGCAGCGCCAGTCGCCCTGGAGCGCGGCGTGAGTCGCTGGAACGGTACGTCAAACGGATGGAAGAACTGGAATCGATCGCCACCGGATTTGATGGCGTCGAACAGGCGTTTGCGATTCAGGCCGGACGCGAGTTGCGGGTGATTGCAAATTCTAAGATCACCGACGATGCCAAGGCCGCGGCGATCTGTCGCAATATTGCCAAGGCGTTTGAGCAACAGCTGACCTATCCGGGGGAAATCAAAGTGACCGTCGTGCGCGAGAGTCGCTTCACCGAATTGGCCCGTTAACGGTCGGCTTGCCTGGCACCAACCGCCCACTGGAAGTAGGCGGGGTGTTGAATTAGGCAATTTGCAAAGCGGATACGTTTTTGCCAGATAAAGCGATGGACCGCTTCGGTTAAATGCCGATAGGAGGCTTGTAGGATTTGATACAAGTGGAACTCCGGAGCGCAGCCGATGTCCAATGCACAACGTTTGGATGAAGTCAGAGCCTTTCTGCAGGCGTGGTTCAGCAAGAACCACCCATCCAACGTTTGGAACGCAAACGAAGCGATCTTAATTCGCGAAGGACATTACTGCGGACGTCGCTTCGCGTTTGGGCCCTATACCGCGATTTGGTTCGTCGAAGAGAACCAAATCAAGATCTTCGATCCCGACGGATCGGTTGCCGTTCGCAAAGATTGTTGCGAGCTGTTCCAGGAAGTCTCGCAACCCACGCTGCGTCGGGCGGCCTGATGTCGCGATTCAGAGGGCGCTTCGCGTTTTTATAGACGGGACACCGCCGCCGTTGCGCAGGCGAGTCTTCTTGGCGGGCCAATCGGTCCGCCCTCTTCCCGTCGCTTTACCGACCGCGAAGCGTGGCGTCCGGCCGCAAATCGCTCCGACGGATCGTCGGAGCTTTTCAAAGAAGGTCGGCTGGATTAGCCGTTCGAAACGATCCGGCGAGCGATCGCTTTGGCCGACAGTGGCGTGATCTTGGCTGCCGACGAAACGTTCGTCATCAGCAAATCTTCGCTCTTCGCCTTCGATCCGTCGGTCTCATATTCGACGATATACGCACCGATTTGAACGTGCGGCTCTTCGTAAACCGGAGGCCAGAAGGCTTCGCTGCGGGTGGCCAAGGTTTTGGCTAGGTACCGCGTCGCACGCCCGGTGAATCCGCTGAGCACCATGTCCAAACGGCCCAACGCTTCGCGGAAGATGTAGAACACCAACGCAACGTCGGAGTTTTGACCTCCACCGGCCCATTCCCACGTGCCGTTGTCGGTTTCCACCCACAATCCGGGCTTGTCGGCGGCTTCGGTCTTGGACAACCGTTCACCCGCCGTGGAGGATGGTGGCTTGGGATCGAAATCCCGGTACCGCATAAAGAAGGGGCAGGCGCGATCGGAAGCTTTTTCGACGTCATCTTGCGAGACAAACGGATCGCAACCAAACGCCTCGGAAAACAGCACTTCCGCCACCGGATTGCTCTTCACGCTACCGATGCAGACCATCGCCTTGTCGCCTGGGGCTCCCGAGAACGACTCGTAAACAGAATTCGCCCGCAGATTCGTCTCTTCCGCCGAAACGTGCCCTGGGCTCCAGACCAATGTCTGCAACAGACGCTCGGGTTGCGGTGGGTTCTCTTCCGCTTTGGTGCTGCCATTGGCGCTCGATCCGGCCGAATGGTGTCGTGCAGACCCACCGAGCGTGGAGACACCGTTGAGCAGCGCTCCCATCAGGACCGAGTCCGAGGCGACAACCCAAGCTTGTTCGGGGGCGTCGTTGACATCCCCTTGGCGGATTCCAACGCACAGCTCCAGCTGGCGGCGGCGGGCCAGTAGTTCCCAAAAATGTTCGGCGCGGACGGCGAACAACGCCCCCGGCAACTCGGCCGGCGTCGCGTGGCCATGATCGATCAGATAGTCGCACAGCTTCGAGAGGGCTTCGATCGGGATGTACTTCGCTTCATTCTTCAGCAGCGAAGCGACTTGATGTCGATCCAGACCGGTGTGCTCAACAATCGCCTTAATCGTACCGGGACGACGACGGCGGTCGGGATTATGCCCTAGGAGTTCTGCAAGGCGAAATGCGTAACGCATGACGTTCAGTCCTTAACTTTCGTATAGAGTTTTCGTAGCCGCGCCCGAGCCAAATCAACTCGCAGTCGGCTAAAGTACCGAATTTTCCCCTCAAGGTAGAATTCCAATCTAATTAAAGCGGCTGCTCTTCCATAGGGGGGCGAGCCCTCAAATTCACGAATCAGGAAATAATGGTTGCCATTTCCCCCCAAGTGGTAATCCACCCATTGGTTTCGCAAGTTTCTCGGAGCGCTCGGCTCCTTTGCCTGTTTCCCTTACCTATTGCCCCACGTATTGCGCGTACAACGACCGCGCCTTGGCGATCTCTTCGGTTCCCGACACGATCGCCCTGCCGTCGGCGAACAGTGTGATCTCGAAAGGATCGATGCGCAACCGCAACAAGAACCGGGTTTGCTGCACTTCGCCGATCCCTCGCCAGTTGTCAGCGATCTTGTCAATCGAGACGCCACCGGTGGCTGGGATTTGTACCGCGTTGCGGCCACATAAAACGATCGGTTGGGAAGCGATCTCGCCATGCAGGAAATCGAATGATCGCTCCTGGCAAAGCGGGCAGGGAGACTGGGCCAGTTTCGCGATCTCGATCTGCAGGAAACGCGCCGACCATAGATCGATCGTTTGCAGCTTCCCCTGCAGCGCTGCCCGACCGCTAACGATCCATTGGATCGCTTGGCTGACCTGCAAACTGGCGATCGTATGCGTCGCGGCATTCAAAACCCCCGCGGTGTCGCACGTCTGGACCGTCCCTGCGTCCGGCAGCTCAGGCACCACGCAACGAAAACAAGGTCGATCGATTCCATTGAAGAAACCCACCTGCCCCTGGGCCCCAACGCACCCGCCATGAACCCACGGCTTGCCCAATTCAACCGAGGCGTCATTCAACAGCAACCGCGTTGGAAAATTGTCGGTGGCATCGACGACCAGGCTGATGTCAGACATCAGGTTGAGGATGTTACCCGGATGGACGTCACACGCTTCGGCCTGGATCTCGATTTCACTGTTGATCCGTTGCAGCTTCTCCGCTGCGGCAGCCGCTTTGGCAACTTGCGATTCGGCATCGGATTCCTCGAACAGAGATTGGCGTTGCAGATTGCTCCATTCCACCGTGTCGCGGTCGACAAGCCGCAGCATGCCGACTCCCGCTCGGGCAAGCAATTCGGCCGCTACCGTTCCGAGGGCGCCGACGCCCAACACCAAGACCCGCGCCGCAGCAAGCTTGGACTGTCCCGTGGCGCCGATGGGCGGGAATTGAACCTGCCGCGCGTATCGATTCGATCGAGTCATGAGGGCTTAACGAAAACAAAGACTAAGGGAGAGGGAGAGGTTGGATCTGATCGGCGCCGGGGGCGATCCGTCTTGGATAAAATGACGTTGAAAGCAACGGCGTCCACGCGATACGATGGCTCGGTAGCTAAACTTCGACACCCCTGTTGGGCACGCTCGTGGACGTCTCGATCATTATTCCGATTTTTAACGAGGCCGATAGCGTCCGTCCGCTACACGATCGGTTGACCCGCGTTTTGCCCCAATTGCCTTCGGCAACGGAGATCGTTTACGTAGACGATGGTTCCAACGACGGCAGTGCGCAGCGATTGGACGAAATCGCCGCAGCCGATCGCCGTGTCACAGTGGTTCACTTTCGTCGCAATTACGGTCAGACCGCTGCGATGCAGGCCGGGTTGGAACAGGCGCGCGGACGCGTGCTGGTGACGCTTGACGGCGATCTGCAGAACGACCCCGACGATATTCCGGCGATGCTCGAAGCAATCGACCAAGGCGCCGATTTGGTTCATGGTTGGCGGAAGGATCGCCACGATACTTGGCTGACACGCAAGCTGCCATCGTTGATCGCCAACCGGCTGATCTCACGCGTGACCGGACTGCCGATCCATGACCTCGGTTGCACGTTGAAAGCGATTCGGTCGGAGGTTGCGGACGAATTGGATCTCTACGGCGAGATGCACCGTTTTATCCCCGTGTTGGCCCACGCGCGCGGTGCCCGATGCCAAGAAATGGTGGTCACCCATCATGCCCGTCAGTACGGGACCAGCAAGTATGGGCTCAGCCGAACGACACGCGTCGTGTTGGATCTGATCACGGTCAAGTTCCTGATCGACTACATGGATCGCCCGATGAAGTTGCTTGGCCGTTTGGCGTTGGCGGCACTTGGGATCAGCGGATTGTCGGGGCTTGGCGTGGTGGCGATGAAGCTGGCCGGAGGCATCGATATGACTGGCAATCCGTTGCTGCTGCTGACCGTCTTTATGGGGATTGTGTCGTTGCAGTTCATGGGGCTCGGCTTGCTGGGCGAGATGAACACCCGACTGTATTACCAACGCAGCAATCGTCGCCCGTTTGCGATTCGCAGCGTCACGCAATCCGCAGCCCTACCCGCAACCGTGCATCGCGCCGCATAACGCGTTGGGCGCGGTCAAGCGGATCGTGGGTCAGGCGATCAAATCGTGGACCACCCGCGCTGGGTCGACCCCCGTGAGGCGGAAGTCGAGTCCTTGGAAGCGGACCGACAAACGATGATGGTCGAATCCTAACAAGTGCAATAGCGTGGCATGAATGTCGTGGACGTGCACTGGATTTTCGATGGGGCCGAATCCGAACTCATCGGTTTCTCCATAGACCAAGCCTGGCTTAAAACCGCCACCGGCAAACCACATCGTGAAGGCATCGATATGATGATTGCGACCGGTGTTCTGACGCACTTCGCCCATCGGCGTGCGGCCAAACTCACCTCCCCAAATCACGATCGTGTCCTTCAGCAAACCACGACGCTTCAGGTCGAGGACCAGTGCGGCGGAGGCTTGATCGATCTCATTGCAGATTTTCGGAAGATGCTGCTGCAAGTTTTCCGTGGGTCCGCCGTGGTGATCCCAGTTGGTGTGATACAGTTGGATGCAGCGGACACCCCGTTCGATCAACCGTCGCGCCAACAGGCAGTTTCGCGCATAGCTCGATTCCTGCGGATCCTTGATGCCGTACAGGTCGAGCGTCTCGGCGCTTTCGCCCGACGTATCCATCAGTTCGGGTGCCGAGCTTTGCATTTTGTACGCCAGTTCGTACGCGTTGATCCGGGTGGAAATTTCTTGGTCCCCCGTTTCGACCAACCGCTTCAAGTTCAGTTCGCGCACGCTGTCGATCAATTGCCGCTGTTGAACATCGCTGATCGACGCGGGGTTCGACAGATTTAAGATCGGATCGCCTTGATTCCGCAGCGGCACGCCTTGGTACGTTGTCGGCAGGACGCCACTGCCCCACAGCACCGCCCCGCCACGGGGGCCTCGCGGGCCGCTTTGCAGCACCAAGAATCCCGGCAGGTCGTCACATTCGCTACCCAATCCGTACGTGATCCAAGATCCCATGCTTGGCCGCCCGAACTGGCCACTGCCGGTGTTCATGAACAGCTTTGCCGGCGCGTGATTGAACAGATCGGTTTTACAGGTCTTCACGATCGTCAATTCATCGACAATCTTGGCTGTGTGCGGCAGCAGGTCGCTGACCCATGCTCCGTTTTGCCCGTACTGTTGGAACTTTTGTGTTGGGCCCAGCAGGTTGCTGCGATGGCTGCTGTCCATGAATGCGAAGCGTTTTCCCGCGACAAAACTTTCTGGGATCGGTTCGCCGTTGAGCTCGGTCAACTTCGGCTTGTACTCAAACGTTTCCAGCTGAGTCGGCCCGCCTGCCATGAACAGAAAGATCACGTTCTTCGCTTTGCCTGGAAAATGGCTCGGCTTGGGCGCCATCGGGTTTTGCGATTGCGTATCGTTATCCGCCCTTCCGCGTTCGGCCATCAGTGACGACAGGGCGATCGAACCGAGTCCCATCGAACAGCGGCTGAAAAAATGGCGACGCGTCTGATCGCGAAGCCATTGCGTTTGAGCGTTTTGGGTGGGGTCCATGGTCATTCCATCGCTAGAGGCGTGTTTGTCGGGAAGGCGGCGTCCGCGGCGCGGTGGGGATCGCTGCCGGTGTTATTCGCGGGTGATCGTTTCGTCCAGGTTCAGCATCGCCCGAGCGGCGCCGAGCGGATCGAGGCGTTCCAGAATGGCAAGCTCTTCGGCACCGGGCGCTCGCGACGTGCAGCGGCGAAATGCGGATTCCAGCCCTTCGTCGCGGATGATCTGTTCCAATGCTTGGGCGAATTCAAAAAAGGCGGGATCGTTCATCAGCGTGAGCGCTTGCAGCGGCGTGTTGCTACGGATACGCCGCGTGCAACTGCTCAGCCCATCGGGCGCGTCGAACACGTTTAACGACGGAGGCGGTGTGGCGCGGAACTTGAACGTATAGATTCCCCGCCGATACCGGTCTTCTCCTTTGCTGGTGTTCCACGAACGCTTGACCTGTCCCTGGCCCATGATCCCTTCGGGGATCGGTGGGTAGACCGGCGGGCCTCCCAGCTTCGTCGACAACAATCCGCTCGCCACCAAGGAGACATCGCGAACGATTTCAGCATCCAAACGCAGCCGTTGTTGACGGCCCAGAAGATAATTGTGCGGATCGCTTTGATCGAGCTCGGCGCGACGCAGCGAGGTCTGTTGGTAGGTGTCGCTGCTGACGATCAAGCGATGCATCTCTTTCAGGCTCCAGTCACGGGCGATGAATTCGACGGCCAGCCAATCCAATAGATCGGGATGCGATGGCGAACTGCCTTGCAAACCGAAATCGTTGTCGATCTCCGATAGGCCGCGGCCAAAATAGTGCTGCCAGATCCGATTGACGATCACCCGGGCCGTCAGCGGATTTTCCGGACTCATGATCCATTGGGCCAAGTCCAGCCGATTGGCGGGGCGGTCGCTGGTCGGCAACGGATGCAGGATCGATGGCGTGCCGGCGGTCACTTCGGCATCCGGACGTGTGAAGTCCCCTTTGATCAGCACATGCGTTTTGCGTGGCTTGGACCGCTCTTTCATGACCAACGTCGTCAGCTTGTCTTGGATCTTCAGTGTCGGTTCGTCTTGATTGTTCAGGAACGCAAACATCTGGTAATATTCGACCTGCGTGATCGGATCGAATTTGTGATCGTGACATTGGGCACAACCGATGGTCAGTCCCAACCAAACGGTTCCCGTCGTGGCAACGCGATCGAAGACGCTATCGACGCGAAACTGTTCCTTGTCGATGCCACCTTCCTGATTGATTTGCGTATTGCGATGAAAGCCCGTCGCAATCCGTTGGCTTTGCGTGGCGTCGGGCAACAGATCCCCCGCCAATTGTTCGATCGTGAACGTATCGAACGGCATGTCGCGGTTCAGTGCGTTGACGACCCAGTCGCGATACTTCCAGATCTGCCGTGGGGCGTCGATCGAATAGCCGTTGCTGTCGGCGTACCGCGCTTGATCGAGCCACCATCGTCCCCAACGTTCGCCGTAGTGAGGACTGGCTAACAAGCGTTCGACGAGGGCTCGATAGGCCGAATCAAAATCTTCCTCGGCCGCAGCAATAAACGCATCGACTTCTGCAGGCGTGGGAGGCAGGCCGATCAAATCCAAACTGATCCGTCGAATCAATGTTGTTTCATCGGCTCGGGGGGACGGTTGCAGTCCCGCGGCGTCCAACCGCGCCTGAACAAATTGATCGACCGGGTGTTCCGACCGTGTCGATTTCGGGAAAGGACTGCGATGGGGCAGCGCGAATGCCCAGTGTTGATCGTAGCGTGCGCCTTGCACGATCCATTGCCGTAGCGTTTGTTTCTGTGCGGCCGTCAACTGTTTTCCCGACGTCGATGGAGGCATCACGAGGTCGGGATCGTCCGCCAGGATCCGCTCCATCAATGTGCTGTCCTCGGGCATTCCCGGCGCGATTGCGGCCGCTCCTCCTTCCGCTCCCGTAGCGCCAGCGAATGTGTCCAGCCGTAGATCCCCTTCGCGTGCCGCTTCGTCAAATCCATGACACGCGTAACAATATTCGGCCAAGATGGGGCGGACATCGCGATTGAATTCGACCGACGCGGGAGCGGCCGCCATCAGGCTCACCTTTCCACCGATCCCTAATGCAAGCAAGGCGGCAGCGAATCGAAAATGCAAAAGAGGAAAACGCGCGGTAGTCATGCGGATCGAGGCCAAGGATTGCAGGATCGAGAAGAAGAACGTGCGGTGGGGGGCGAGGATGGATCTTCATCTTAGCAGGAAATCGACACGATTGCCCAAACACGAATCGCAAGAGGCCCGAATCCTTCGAGCTCTCAATCGTGATCGCGTGGCTGGACGCCACGTCGATCGCGGCGAAGAACTGGATTGCAGGGGGCGATCGCGCTAGCTAATGATCCCGTCGACGACGTGCGCCTCTTCGACGCCGGTCAGGCGTTGGCTGAGGCCGCGGAATTTGAAGCTGAAGCGACTGTGATCGATCCCCAGCAGATGGAGGATGGTGGCGTTGAGGTCACGGATATGAACGGGGTTTTCAACGATGTTGTAAGCGAATTCATCGGTCGTTCCGTAATCAAAGCCCGCTTTAACCCCACCGCCTGCCAACCATGTCGTGAAACAGCGACCGTGGTGATCGCGCCCCGAGGTGGGACTGTCCAAAGCACCTTGGCTGTAGACCGTGCGGCCAAATTCGCCTCCCCAAATCACCAGCGTATCGTCCAGCATCCCCAATCGCCGGAGATCTTGAATCAGGGCCGCGGAGGCTTGGTCGACATCTTTGCATTGGCGCGGCAATTGATTTTTCAGCGACACATGTTGGTCCCA from Rosistilla carotiformis includes the following:
- a CDS encoding PSD1 and planctomycete cytochrome C domain-containing protein gives rise to the protein MTTARFPLLHFRFAAALLALGIGGKVSLMAAAPASVEFNRDVRPILAEYCYACHGFDEAAREGDLRLDTFAGATGAEGGAAAIAPGMPEDSTLMERILADDPDLVMPPSTSGKQLTAAQKQTLRQWIVQGARYDQHWAFALPHRSPFPKSTRSEHPVDQFVQARLDAAGLQPSPRADETTLIRRISLDLIGLPPTPAEVDAFIAAAEEDFDSAYRALVERLLASPHYGERWGRWWLDQARYADSNGYSIDAPRQIWKYRDWVVNALNRDMPFDTFTIEQLAGDLLPDATQSQRIATGFHRNTQINQEGGIDKEQFRVDSVFDRVATTGTVWLGLTIGCAQCHDHKFDPITQVEYYQMFAFLNNQDEPTLKIQDKLTTLVMKERSKPRKTHVLIKGDFTRPDAEVTAGTPSILHPLPTSDRPANRLDLAQWIMSPENPLTARVIVNRIWQHYFGRGLSEIDNDFGLQGSSPSHPDLLDWLAVEFIARDWSLKEMHRLIVSSDTYQQTSLRRAELDQSDPHNYLLGRQQRLRLDAEIVRDVSLVASGLLSTKLGGPPVYPPIPEGIMGQGQVKRSWNTSKGEDRYRRGIYTFKFRATPPPSLNVFDAPDGLSSCTRRIRSNTPLQALTLMNDPAFFEFAQALEQIIRDEGLESAFRRCTSRAPGAEELAILERLDPLGAARAMLNLDETITRE